The proteins below are encoded in one region of Thermodesulfobacteriota bacterium:
- a CDS encoding tetratricopeptide repeat protein: protein MGRLERILNKADNFKETGRFYEALGELTKALKIAPHDPDVYLSFALTYDAMGKLETSIFYFGKALELDPGDPYIWTQCGITFARLGQHKDAFDAFERALTIEPNYAMAKWNLALTYRAIGCYEDAISEFISCTLLDSDQDYIKEEIHYQLGLCYFDMGWTSEALKELKKHVDLFPGDMWAQLSIGNCYLDLGWIDESMSKYKEIITLCPDFVAAYNSLAFSMVEKGWYDEALEVLRIAQEVAPEDESIKENIDYIQSLKGDEDGFKGLALLSVILRALSKKQTSKKPI from the coding sequence ATGGGAAGACTAGAGAGAATTCTTAATAAGGCAGACAACTTCAAAGAAACGGGAAGGTTTTACGAAGCACTCGGGGAGTTGACCAAGGCTTTAAAGATCGCTCCACACGACCCGGATGTTTATTTATCATTCGCCCTTACTTACGACGCCATGGGGAAGCTGGAAACATCCATCTTTTATTTCGGCAAGGCTCTCGAACTCGACCCAGGGGACCCTTATATCTGGACTCAATGTGGTATAACCTTTGCTAGATTGGGACAGCACAAAGATGCTTTCGATGCTTTTGAAAGAGCACTGACAATCGAGCCCAATTACGCCATGGCAAAATGGAACCTAGCCCTTACCTACCGAGCTATAGGATGCTACGAGGACGCAATATCCGAATTCATAAGTTGTACTCTGTTGGATTCGGACCAGGATTATATAAAAGAGGAAATACATTATCAACTGGGACTGTGCTATTTCGACATGGGATGGACAAGTGAAGCACTCAAAGAGCTAAAGAAGCACGTTGATCTTTTCCCCGGTGACATGTGGGCCCAACTCTCCATCGGAAATTGTTATCTAGATTTGGGGTGGATTGATGAGTCTATGAGCAAATACAAAGAGATCATAACCTTATGCCCGGACTTCGTTGCCGCCTATAACTCCCTAGCCTTCTCCATGGTTGAAAAAGGTTGGTACGACGAAGCACTGGAGGTACTAAGGATAGCTCAAGAAGTAGCTCCGGAAGACGAATCAATAAAGGAAAACATCGACTACATACAGTCTTTAAAAGGCGACGAAGATGGATTCAAGGGCTTGGCATTATTGAGCGTCATACTTCGTGCGCTGAGCAAAAAGCAAACCTCAAAAAAACCTATTTGA
- the pilM gene encoding type IV pilus assembly protein PilM has product MLFGKKEAIGLDIGSSTIKLAELKETKKGYQLKNIGEALLPPEAIVNKVITNREAVSDVLYTLVEDLRVKTKNVVISISGHSVIIKKVSLPKMTEKELREAIPWELEQYIPQSIEDVNYDFQILPGQTAEGNMDVLIVAAKKDITNDYIGVVNDAGLTPVVVDVDVFALENMYEANYPESSAGITALVNIGASVTNINILRNGVSVFTRDITTGGNQFTELIQKEFDVGYDEAEKMKNSIGRSETSPELDRISQDFTDLMCGEIKRTLDFFSTTLWREKVDKIMLGGGTSKIPRVREILEEMTNSAVEMINPFKNITYSSSDFDPEYIQDIAPKMGVTIGLALRRMGDKQ; this is encoded by the coding sequence TTGCTTTTCGGGAAAAAAGAAGCTATTGGCCTGGATATTGGCTCGAGCACTATTAAGCTCGCTGAGCTCAAAGAGACCAAAAAGGGTTATCAATTAAAGAATATTGGTGAAGCCCTTCTCCCTCCGGAAGCCATAGTAAACAAGGTAATTACCAATCGGGAAGCTGTTTCGGATGTACTTTATACCCTAGTAGAAGACCTGAGAGTAAAAACCAAAAACGTAGTAATATCTATCTCCGGCCATTCCGTAATCATAAAAAAGGTAAGCCTTCCCAAGATGACTGAGAAGGAGCTACGCGAGGCTATCCCCTGGGAGTTGGAGCAGTATATACCCCAGAGCATCGAAGACGTTAATTATGACTTCCAGATTCTGCCGGGACAAACGGCCGAAGGCAATATGGATGTGTTAATAGTTGCCGCCAAGAAAGACATAACTAATGACTATATCGGCGTCGTAAACGATGCAGGGCTAACTCCGGTAGTGGTGGATGTGGATGTATTCGCCCTGGAAAATATGTACGAAGCCAATTACCCAGAGTCGTCTGCCGGAATTACGGCGTTGGTTAACATCGGGGCTTCGGTGACAAACATAAATATCTTGCGGAACGGCGTTTCTGTTTTTACCCGCGACATAACCACGGGTGGAAATCAGTTTACCGAACTAATACAAAAGGAGTTTGACGTTGGATATGATGAAGCCGAAAAAATGAAAAATTCTATCGGTCGCAGTGAAACTTCACCCGAACTGGATAGGATATCCCAGGATTTTACCGACTTGATGTGTGGGGAAATTAAGAGGACCCTGGATTTCTTCTCTACAACTTTGTGGAGAGAGAAGGTAGATAAAATCATGCTTGGAGGGGGCACCTCCAAGATCCCGCGTGTAAGGGAAATACTGGAAGAGATGACCAACTCCGCAGTAGAGATGATCAACCCGTTCAAGAACATTACTTATAGTTCTTCCGATTTTGACCCTGAGTATATACAGGACATCGCTCCTAAAATGGGTGTTACTATAGGACTCGCTCTCCGGAGAATGGGGGATAAGCAATGA
- a CDS encoding PilN domain-containing protein, which produces MIKINLLPVEEKREIKGLGEFVVGVLVLLAVVMLLIALNLIQNKRITNVNDRIADTKRKIQKLEDVKKKVEEFKAKNQELEGRIKAIAILEENRTGPLYVMDSLSQAIPDRAWIDKFSEKGSVAQMDGIAWDERTVADFMKRLQSSPYYQNVELKVIKAKDIQNLALKNFVIESKLNYSGKVVKEEQNPEANGLSKEKRK; this is translated from the coding sequence ATGATAAAAATTAACCTTCTTCCTGTAGAAGAGAAACGAGAGATAAAGGGGCTAGGCGAATTTGTAGTCGGGGTATTAGTTCTCCTGGCGGTGGTAATGCTGCTGATAGCTTTAAATTTGATACAGAATAAGAGGATTACTAATGTTAACGACAGAATTGCTGATACCAAGAGGAAGATTCAGAAGCTAGAAGATGTCAAGAAAAAAGTCGAAGAATTCAAGGCAAAGAATCAGGAACTGGAGGGTAGAATCAAGGCAATAGCCATACTTGAGGAAAATAGGACCGGGCCGTTGTATGTAATGGATTCGCTTTCTCAGGCTATTCCGGACCGGGCATGGATCGACAAGTTTTCGGAGAAAGGCAGTGTGGCACAAATGGACGGCATAGCTTGGGATGAACGCACGGTTGCCGATTTTATGAAGAGATTGCAATCCTCTCCTTACTATCAAAACGTCGAACTGAAGGTGATCAAAGCAAAGGACATACAAAACCTTGCCTTGAAGAATTTTGTCATCGAATCAAAGTTGAATTATTCGGGAAAGGTTGTAAAGGAAGAGCAAAACCCGGAAGCAAACGGGCTGAGCAAAGAAAAGAGAAAGTAA
- the pilO gene encoding type 4a pilus biogenesis protein PilO, with the protein MDRIESIVEYLNQKSPRARLGILVGIIVFICLFFWYFFWSPKAEELDRARAELQREEKKLNEYEQVARELPKFEKEFERLNKEFQESARKLPEEKEIPSLIDSVYAAVSGSGLESNTFAPKGEVKKDIYAEIPIEMEVYGSYFELANFFDRIARLPRIVNVRDLNLSREDKKRGGGDGTELSANFTTVTFRLLPPSAAQPETDAKGKKGRRTTKPKQEEE; encoded by the coding sequence ATGGATAGAATCGAGAGCATAGTAGAGTACCTGAACCAAAAATCGCCGAGGGCTAGACTGGGAATCCTTGTAGGAATTATCGTATTTATCTGCCTTTTCTTTTGGTATTTCTTCTGGTCTCCAAAGGCGGAAGAGCTAGATAGGGCCAGAGCAGAGCTGCAAAGAGAAGAAAAAAAGTTAAATGAATATGAGCAGGTGGCCAGGGAGCTTCCCAAGTTTGAAAAGGAATTTGAGAGGTTGAATAAAGAGTTCCAGGAATCTGCTCGTAAGCTTCCGGAGGAGAAAGAGATTCCCAGTCTTATAGACAGCGTATACGCCGCCGTTTCCGGTTCTGGTTTAGAGTCGAATACTTTTGCCCCCAAGGGAGAAGTAAAAAAGGATATATACGCCGAAATTCCTATAGAGATGGAGGTTTATGGGAGCTATTTTGAGCTAGCTAATTTTTTCGACCGGATCGCTAGGCTGCCCCGGATAGTGAATGTTAGGGACCTCAACCTGAGCCGGGAAGATAAAAAAAGAGGAGGCGGTGACGGTACTGAGTTAAGTGCCAACTTTACCACTGTCACCTTCCGGTTGCTTCCACCTAGCGCTGCACAGCCGGAAACCGATGCTAAGGGAAAAAAGGGAAGAAGGACGACAAAGCCTAAACAAGAAGAGGAATAA
- a CDS encoding pilus assembly protein PilP has translation MSIPHVAAQDSGEANASTPTSPEEKPLYTPQGKRDPFRPFIKLEEEREVKPQVSQLVPPIKRYPLEEFRLVGILWAGQQPKAMIVDPEKNTYVLGIGDEIGNSQGRIIEVRESGILVEEKRQLEDVFGQKKIEVKKSVLAFRE, from the coding sequence TTGTCCATTCCTCATGTTGCTGCTCAAGACTCCGGTGAAGCGAACGCTAGTACCCCTACTTCGCCCGAAGAAAAACCGCTCTACACACCCCAGGGGAAACGGGATCCTTTCAGACCTTTCATAAAGCTCGAGGAAGAGAGAGAAGTTAAGCCACAGGTAAGCCAACTGGTGCCGCCGATAAAGAGATATCCTCTTGAGGAGTTCAGGCTGGTAGGCATTTTGTGGGCTGGACAACAACCAAAGGCCATGATCGTAGACCCTGAGAAGAATACCTACGTATTAGGAATTGGAGATGAGATAGGAAACAGCCAAGGGCGGATTATAGAAGTCAGGGAAAGCGGCATTCTGGTGGAGGAAAAGAGACAGTTGGAAGATGTGTTTGGCCAGAAAAAAATTGAGGTTAAGAAATCTGTCCTGGCATTTAGAGAATAG
- the pilQ gene encoding type IV pilus secretin PilQ, which translates to MRFLLIAIFSVALLLAAPLLTISATSEPLLPGVEEAKSSTLLEQSDYKGSGRPSYVAQAAEPAAPQQPSGVPQFGASGLNKVESIDFNTLDGAGVVSVKTSLPVQYEELPKEERRYSVKLVDVYLSDELQVSRDVKDFDSPVGFVSSFRDPVKESDVIISVELKEDAPVLLQQIGNSINIKLGQTEEEKLAEAKKEEIQVEDKGPLWAFDFRSATVPGTKKVYRGQLVSFDFKDADIRDVLRILADISGFNIIVSSDVKGTVTLKLSNVPWDQALDVVLEDAGLGAFVEGNVVKVAPLKALQQRQTAIQAAAKSKEQLEPLTTRQVFVNYATAEELIPLAEPLLSDRGDIKVDTRTNSLLVTDTGPRVAQIEELVKSLDTRTPQVLIESRIVQATLDFTRELGVQWGFNYRASAATGNPTGAFFPSSIGLGGVTPGNPGPFGQVGDNFVIDLPAAVGTGSGGALGIVLGSITGAYDLDIRLSALENRGDGRVLSSPKVLTLDNQPARIEQGVSIPFLSVSAAGTQTQFVDATLRLEVTPQVTNDGRVLMDIRVTDNAPDPSITGADGQPAIRRNEAETQVLSLDGETIVIGGIFTRTTTENLSGIPWFSRIPLLGFLFRNTQNVDQRRELLVFITPRIIR; encoded by the coding sequence ATGAGATTTCTGTTAATAGCCATATTTTCGGTTGCATTATTACTGGCAGCCCCTCTATTAACCATTTCCGCAACAAGCGAACCTCTCCTTCCGGGAGTCGAGGAGGCTAAATCGTCGACACTCCTAGAGCAAAGCGACTATAAAGGGTCAGGAAGACCATCCTATGTGGCGCAGGCAGCCGAGCCTGCTGCGCCTCAACAGCCCTCCGGTGTACCTCAGTTCGGTGCGAGTGGTTTAAACAAGGTCGAAAGTATAGACTTTAACACTCTAGACGGAGCCGGAGTGGTAAGTGTGAAAACTTCTCTTCCCGTACAATATGAAGAACTTCCCAAGGAGGAAAGGAGATACAGCGTAAAGCTCGTGGACGTATATCTATCGGATGAGCTTCAGGTTTCGAGAGACGTGAAGGATTTTGACAGTCCGGTGGGTTTTGTGTCTTCCTTCCGGGACCCGGTGAAGGAGAGCGATGTGATAATATCCGTCGAGTTGAAGGAGGATGCGCCGGTACTCCTTCAACAGATAGGCAATTCCATAAATATAAAACTCGGGCAGACGGAAGAGGAGAAGCTTGCCGAGGCTAAAAAAGAGGAAATTCAGGTGGAGGATAAGGGACCGCTATGGGCTTTTGATTTTCGAAGCGCTACCGTACCGGGCACAAAAAAGGTTTACCGCGGCCAGCTTGTATCCTTTGATTTTAAAGACGCCGATATAAGAGACGTGCTCCGAATTCTCGCCGATATCAGCGGCTTCAATATCATTGTTTCAAGCGACGTGAAGGGCACTGTAACGCTCAAGCTTTCGAATGTGCCCTGGGATCAGGCTCTCGATGTGGTACTTGAGGACGCCGGCCTCGGCGCATTCGTGGAGGGTAATGTGGTAAAGGTTGCCCCTCTCAAGGCGCTTCAGCAGAGGCAGACTGCAATACAAGCGGCGGCTAAATCAAAAGAACAGTTAGAGCCGCTGACCACCAGACAGGTTTTCGTTAACTACGCCACCGCCGAAGAACTGATCCCCCTGGCCGAGCCGCTACTTAGTGATAGGGGTGATATTAAGGTAGATACGCGCACAAACAGCCTGCTAGTTACCGATACCGGGCCCCGGGTTGCACAGATTGAAGAGCTGGTAAAGAGCCTCGACACCAGGACTCCCCAGGTCTTGATAGAATCACGTATTGTCCAGGCGACACTTGATTTCACCCGGGAGCTGGGTGTTCAATGGGGGTTTAATTACAGGGCATCTGCGGCAACCGGGAACCCCACCGGGGCATTTTTCCCTTCGAGCATCGGATTAGGCGGAGTTACCCCGGGAAATCCTGGCCCCTTCGGACAGGTAGGGGATAATTTCGTTATAGACCTTCCGGCCGCGGTCGGCACCGGGTCGGGCGGGGCGCTGGGAATAGTGCTAGGAAGCATTACCGGGGCTTATGACCTGGACATAAGGCTTTCCGCACTGGAGAACAGGGGCGACGGAAGGGTGCTTTCATCTCCTAAGGTCTTAACCCTGGACAACCAGCCGGCGCGAATCGAGCAGGGCGTGTCCATACCATTCCTGAGCGTCTCTGCGGCGGGTACGCAAACCCAGTTTGTAGATGCTACCTTAAGGCTTGAGGTTACTCCTCAGGTAACTAACGACGGCCGGGTGCTGATGGACATCAGGGTGACGGATAATGCCCCCGATCCTTCCATCACCGGTGCGGATGGTCAACCGGCTATAAGAAGAAACGAGGCAGAAACCCAGGTCTTGTCGCTCGACGGTGAGACAATAGTAATCGGCGGTATTTTCACCAGGACGACAACAGAGAACCTGAGTGGAATCCCTTGGTTTTCCAGGATCCCGCTTTTAGGGTTTCTTTTCAGAAACACGCAGAACGTGGACCAGAGAAGGGAGTTATTGGTTTTCATAACACCAAGGATAATCAGATAA
- a CDS encoding aldehyde dehydrogenase family protein, whose product MAQEYGFLVNGKWLKGEKKREIKSPYNDEVVGVINIPSQKEGKEALDGAEKAFEKFKNAPSYERSQILRKIVDGIEKRKEEFARALVEEGGKPLKTARMEVNRAMMTFTVASEEANRFNSGELIPIDIVPGNEERMGMVKRYPLGIVVGISPFNFPLNLVAHKVAPAIASGNVMILKPASQTPLSALKLGEVVTEVGHLPGGLNILPLPGAQIEPVMADERVRKISFTGSDEIGWGLMSKFSKKKVTLELGGNAACIVDEDLPDMDFAATRSAWGAFYQAGQSCISVQRMYVHDKIFDKFLDKFLTATKALKVGDPMLEDTDVGPVIDTDSADRIMNWIDEALNAGAKLLTGGQRDGRIIQPVVLTNVPPSCKVSCDEVFGPVVQIERYKSFDEVLNWVNDSRFGLQAGLFTKDMKKAFKAYNALNVGGVIINDVPSFRVENMPYGGVKDSGVGREGVKYAIEEMTELKLMVVNLKN is encoded by the coding sequence ATGGCGCAAGAATATGGATTTTTGGTTAATGGTAAATGGCTAAAAGGCGAAAAGAAAAGGGAAATAAAAAGCCCTTACAACGATGAGGTCGTAGGTGTAATAAACATACCGTCCCAGAAGGAAGGAAAAGAAGCGCTCGACGGGGCGGAGAAGGCATTCGAGAAGTTTAAGAACGCTCCGAGCTATGAAAGAAGCCAAATACTGAGAAAAATAGTAGATGGAATAGAGAAAAGAAAAGAAGAATTTGCCCGGGCTTTAGTCGAGGAGGGGGGGAAGCCCCTAAAAACTGCCAGAATGGAAGTAAATCGGGCCATGATGACTTTCACCGTTGCCTCGGAAGAGGCAAACCGGTTCAACAGCGGGGAACTCATTCCCATCGATATCGTTCCCGGCAATGAGGAGAGAATGGGGATGGTAAAACGATATCCTCTGGGAATTGTCGTGGGAATATCTCCTTTCAATTTCCCGTTAAACCTTGTTGCTCACAAGGTTGCACCGGCTATTGCCTCGGGCAACGTTATGATTCTTAAGCCTGCTTCCCAAACCCCCCTTTCCGCGCTCAAGCTCGGTGAGGTAGTTACTGAGGTGGGTCACCTACCAGGCGGACTGAACATTCTTCCCCTTCCCGGCGCTCAAATTGAGCCGGTGATGGCGGATGAGCGTGTAAGAAAGATATCTTTTACCGGGAGCGATGAGATAGGCTGGGGACTCATGAGTAAGTTTTCTAAGAAAAAAGTAACACTGGAGCTAGGTGGAAACGCCGCATGCATAGTAGATGAGGACCTGCCGGATATGGACTTTGCGGCAACCAGAAGCGCCTGGGGTGCGTTTTACCAGGCGGGGCAGAGTTGTATCTCGGTCCAGAGGATGTACGTCCACGATAAGATATTCGATAAATTCCTAGACAAGTTTCTCACGGCCACAAAGGCCCTTAAGGTCGGAGACCCCATGCTCGAGGATACCGACGTGGGGCCGGTTATCGATACCGATTCTGCAGACAGGATAATGAACTGGATTGACGAGGCGTTGAACGCCGGGGCAAAACTCCTTACCGGTGGCCAGAGGGACGGCCGCATAATTCAACCGGTGGTCCTAACCAATGTGCCTCCATCCTGTAAGGTAAGCTGTGATGAGGTCTTTGGTCCGGTAGTTCAAATAGAAAGGTATAAGAGCTTTGACGAGGTTCTTAACTGGGTGAATGATTCCAGATTCGGACTCCAAGCCGGGCTATTCACCAAGGATATGAAGAAGGCGTTCAAGGCTTACAACGCTCTCAACGTAGGCGGAGTGATAATAAACGACGTCCCGAGCTTCCGGGTAGAGAATATGCCTTATGGCGGCGTCAAGGATTCGGGCGTAGGAAGAGAGGGCGTGAAATACGCCATAGAGGAAATGACCGAACTAAAGCTCATGGTGGTCAATCTGAAGAATTGA
- a CDS encoding methylmalonyl-CoA mutase family protein, with translation MSYSEKELEKIKVEKENWQKEYSRLLKREADFTTVSGMDVPPIATPLELNGFDYLNDLGFPGSYPFTRGIYSTMYQGRLWTMRQFAGFGSPEDTNRRFKFLLEQGQTGLSTAFDMPTLMGYDCDHPRARGEVGKEGVSVSSLADMEVLFDGIRLDQVTTSMTINCSASIILAMYLVVAEKQGIGWDKLDGTIQNDMLKEFIAQREWICPPRPSVKIVVDMIEFCARHVPKWHPVSISGYHIREAGSTAVQELAFTLADGIGYVQECIERGLNVDDFAPQLSFFFNVHNDFLEEVAKFRAARRMWAKIMRERFGAKNPKAWLLRTHAQTAGCSLTAQQPFNNIVRVAIQALAAVLGGTQSLHTNSMDETLALPTEESVTVALRTQQIIAEESGVVNSIDPLGGSYVIEELTNRIEKEAFDYIRRIDELGGIIKAIDLGFPQKEIADAAYKYQLELDRGQKVIVGVNKYATQEEIPIPTLKIDEKVDMNQKERLKEVKRKRNTDAVKKHLKEITEAARGGENLMPFIINAVREYATVGEISDVFREVYGIYRDPGYF, from the coding sequence ATGTCATACAGCGAAAAAGAACTAGAAAAGATCAAAGTAGAAAAAGAAAACTGGCAGAAAGAATACAGCCGCCTGCTCAAAAGGGAAGCGGACTTCACCACTGTTTCCGGCATGGATGTCCCTCCAATCGCCACACCTCTAGAATTAAATGGCTTCGATTACCTGAATGACCTGGGGTTTCCCGGTTCTTATCCATTCACCAGGGGAATTTACAGCACCATGTACCAGGGAAGGCTCTGGACAATGCGCCAGTTCGCCGGATTTGGCTCGCCAGAGGATACCAATCGCCGGTTCAAATTTCTGCTGGAACAGGGGCAAACCGGACTCAGCACCGCATTCGATATGCCCACGCTCATGGGCTATGACTGCGACCATCCGAGGGCTAGGGGTGAGGTAGGCAAGGAGGGGGTTTCCGTTTCCTCCCTTGCGGACATGGAAGTACTCTTCGACGGAATCAGGCTTGACCAAGTAACCACCTCCATGACCATAAACTGCTCGGCAAGCATAATACTGGCCATGTACCTGGTCGTGGCGGAGAAACAGGGTATAGGCTGGGATAAGCTCGACGGGACGATTCAGAATGATATGCTCAAGGAGTTCATAGCCCAGAGAGAATGGATTTGCCCTCCCCGGCCGTCGGTAAAGATAGTGGTTGATATGATTGAGTTTTGTGCCAGGCACGTTCCCAAGTGGCATCCCGTTTCAATCTCCGGATATCATATTCGCGAGGCGGGCTCTACCGCTGTCCAGGAGCTTGCATTTACGCTTGCCGATGGGATCGGATACGTGCAGGAATGCATCGAGCGCGGTCTGAATGTAGATGATTTTGCTCCTCAGCTTTCCTTCTTTTTCAACGTGCACAACGATTTTTTAGAAGAGGTAGCAAAGTTCAGAGCGGCCAGGAGAATGTGGGCTAAGATTATGCGGGAGAGGTTTGGAGCGAAGAATCCGAAAGCGTGGCTCCTAAGGACCCATGCTCAGACGGCGGGTTGTAGCCTCACTGCCCAGCAGCCTTTTAATAACATAGTAAGAGTAGCCATTCAAGCCTTGGCTGCGGTACTGGGTGGTACCCAATCTCTTCACACAAATTCCATGGATGAAACCCTAGCACTCCCCACGGAAGAATCGGTAACCGTAGCTCTCAGGACACAACAGATTATCGCCGAGGAAAGCGGTGTGGTAAATTCAATAGACCCGCTTGGCGGGAGTTACGTAATAGAGGAGCTTACCAACAGAATAGAAAAGGAAGCCTTTGACTATATAAGGAGAATCGATGAGTTAGGCGGCATCATCAAGGCAATAGACTTGGGATTTCCCCAAAAAGAGATAGCCGATGCCGCGTATAAATACCAATTGGAATTGGACAGGGGCCAGAAGGTGATCGTGGGAGTAAATAAATACGCAACCCAAGAGGAGATTCCGATACCCACTCTTAAGATTGATGAGAAAGTAGATATGAACCAGAAGGAAAGGCTTAAAGAGGTTAAGAGAAAAAGAAATACCGATGCGGTTAAAAAACATCTTAAAGAAATTACTGAAGCGGCACGGGGTGGAGAGAATTTGATGCCCTTTATAATCAATGCGGTCAGAGAATATGCGACGGTGGGTGAAATAAGCGATGTTTTCCGGGAGGTCTACGGCATATATCGTGACCCCGGTTATTTTTAG
- a CDS encoding cobalamin B12-binding domain-containing protein — MGDETRIRILIGKAGLDGHDRGAKIVARALRDAGFEVIYTGLHHTPEMIVETAIQEDVDAVGISILSGAHNYLFPEIIRLLEEKGADNVVVFGGGIIPKDDVPGLVEKGVKAIFEPGTPTGEIIRWVRENIKPRNP; from the coding sequence ATGGGAGACGAGACAAGAATAAGAATCCTGATAGGAAAGGCCGGGCTTGATGGGCACGATAGGGGAGCTAAGATAGTAGCCAGGGCGTTGAGGGACGCCGGCTTTGAGGTTATATACACCGGGCTTCATCACACCCCGGAGATGATAGTCGAGACCGCTATTCAGGAGGATGTGGATGCGGTGGGGATAAGCATTCTATCTGGGGCGCATAATTACCTATTCCCAGAGATAATACGACTCCTGGAGGAAAAAGGTGCAGATAATGTAGTGGTTTTTGGCGGTGGAATAATTCCTAAAGACGATGTTCCAGGACTGGTGGAGAAAGGGGTTAAAGCGATATTTGAGCCGGGTACGCCTACTGGTGAGATAATAAGGTGGGTGAGGGAAAACATAAAACCCAGGAATCCATGA